A stretch of DNA from Nitrospira sp. KM1:
GACCCGGAAGGGTTTGTTCGATTCCATCTTCTGCACACCGTTTCTGAGCGGGGCATGACTCTTTTGATTGAGCTGTTGCAGGCGCATCAAGCCTCGGAAACGCAATATCGATCCGCATCCGCCGGGCGTTTACGTCAGGCGCAAGCATGCGGCCCACGACCCAGCACAACGAGCGGGAAGATTCGAGCGATGAGAAGAGACGTGTCAGTTTCATGAAGAATTTGCAATGAGAATGATCGCCGAACATGTGGTGATCGCAGGAGAAGGGGCGCTGCTATTTGGGGCGGTGCTTTTTGTGCTGGCCATGCTTCGGGACTTTTGGGGAGCACGAAGCGGAGATGAATGATGAACAGGAAACGATAGTGCCGTGGATCAAGGCGGTAACTGTTCATCTCACGGTCAACGGGAGGATACAAGGGGGACCTATGTCTATCGCCTGTTTGAATCAAGACAATTCATCGGATGTCAACGAGCCCGATTCTCAATGCTGTCCTCCGATGCTCTGCCTGGGAAGGCAGCGACGGCTCTGGTCGAGAGTATCCGAATATGTCTTTCATTCAACGGGAGGATGACATGACGGTGATTATCATCGGCATTGCGACGGTGACGGCTTTGGTGTGGGTCGTAGCGGCTAGTCTGGCAAACGAATCCGATGTCCGAAGACGTCTTGATGCTCGAGACAACCAGAGCGGAGGTGGCGAGGAGAAACGGCGCGTCGTCTATGACGAATCTCAACGAGCCGCATAAGACGCAGAGGATTTGTCCGTCGATCCGCGCCCCACGGCGGTCTGGTCGGGCCGTGCTCCATTGGCGGCTCCGCAATTCGCGGGGGGATTCGGTGGGAATCCCATTCCCCCGCTGCAGCCAACATAGCCTGGTACAGATCGGGATCTACTGGTCCTGCGCAGCATGCCAGTATGCCATTAGTCAAGCGGCTCTCCTCATCGAATGCCAAGGAATATCCAGGCGTGCCGGATATTCTTCTCATCATCCCGAACGTCACGGCCGTGATGAAGCGGTCGCGAGCATACCCACCTGGCCAGGCTGGAAGGGCGGGCCTCGGCGGTCCTTGTGTTGATCTGCAAGCAGGGATCAGCACGAATTGCTGATTCTTCCGCAGTCGGCGCGGGTGTAACTCAGGAGATGGCTGAATCAACTCCAAAATCGTCAGTGGCATCGATTCTGCTCTTCTGACATTACCGACGGCACCTGTGAACGCACGTCGACGAGGAAATCAGTGAGACGATTGCGACCAGTTCCCTCCGGTGCAGATCGTGTTCTGAAGAGCGGCGGAGCGACGGCATGACGACCGAGGTCGCTCCGTCGGTCAGCCTCGCCCAGCTTCATGAGTCCAAACCCGACAGGGTTACGATCGTGGTCTTGAGCGGTGACCTGGACCGCGTGATGGCGTCCTTCATCATCGCGACCGGTGCGGCGGCGATGGGGATGCACGTGACGATGTTTTTCACCTTTTGGGGCCTCAACGCCATCCGCCGAAAAGGAGCGGCAAGTGCGGCTCGTGATTGGCTGCGCCGCACGTTCGGCCTGTTGAACAAGGGCGGGGCTGGACGATTGCCGTTGTCGCGATTCCATTTCGGCGGGCTCGGCACAAGGATGATGCACCGCGTGATGAAGCAGAACCGGATGCCGGGTGTACCGGAATTGCTGCAGACCGCGCAGGATCTCGGCGTGCAATTCATCGCCTGCACGACGACGATGGGGTTGATGGGAATCACCAAAGACACGTTGATCGACGGCGTGGATCAGTTGGCCGGCGTCAGCACCTATCTAGCCGAGGCCAAGCAAGGCCGCGTGAATCTCTTCATATAGGTAAAGGTCGATGTCAGGGCTCAGGCTGAGATCGCTGTGGATTGCCGGGCCGCAATCTAACCTCAGCCTTCATGGAGTTGTTAATGGCACAGGCCGATGTCACGCTCGACACCCTCGGACTTCTCTGTCCGATGCCGATCATTCTGACTGCGAGGAAGATCAAAGAGCTGGCCGTCGGGCAGGTACTGGAAGTGGTTTCCGACGATGAAGGGATCAAGAGAGACATGCCGGCTTGGTGCCAGACGACCGGGCATGAGCTGGTGGGGCTTGAAGAGCAGATCGTCGCGAGCAAGCCGGCCTACAAGGCGTTCGTCAGAAAAGTCAGATGAGTCCGCGGCCCGCGGCAGCTCGGCTGCATTGTGAGGGTATCCCGGGCGCCAAGGGCAAGATGGGAGGGCTTGATGAAATGGCAAAAAAGGGTCCGTTCGCCCACGCGGGCTGTGTATATCGGGCTTGGGATCATTCTCATGTGAGTCGGCCTCTGGTCGGCCTGTTCGTCGAACAACACGGATGTCTCTTCCCCTGCATCGGCGGCGGGTTATGAAGTTTGGGTCAGCGATCAGGCCAATACGCAAGGTATTACCGGAGCGGTTTCCGACGGCACTCACGCGGGACATGTGCTGGTCTACGACGGCGCCGATCTCGAGAAGACGCCTCCTGTCGATAATCCGCGGATCTTGGATGTGACGGCCGATCTCTTCCGGAACGCGAACGTGACGACCGGCGCGCACGTGAGCCGCATCCACGACTATGTGTATAGGGCAATGAATTTTGTCGCCAGCGGCCATTTGGGCATCGTGCATGGCCAAGCGAAAACACCGGTGTGTCTCTTCCGCACGACAGCCTTACCACCACCGGGGTGTGCGGCACGACTACCGGTACGGCCGTGACCAACGATCCGACGCCGGACTTGGGTGATGTATCGCTCGGCGGAAATCCGCAAGGCGACCGCATCTATGTCGCTCTTCGCGGGCCGTTTCCACTGACCGTCGCCCATGCTGTGGACGGCAGTTGTCCCGGGCTCGGCCTCGTCAAGCTCTCCGCCGACCGGCGGCCGGGAGAGCTCACGGCGGTGCTCGGCACCACGGTGCTGGACGGAAACGGCGCGCGCAATTTGAGCGATCCCCATGCGGCGATCGTCCGCGCGAAAACATCTTAGGAGCGAAACCATGGCGTTGTTTCTCATCGAAAGCAAGCTGATTCCCGGCGAACGGCGACGGATCACGCAGATGCTGGACCGCTTGGCCGCGGAAGCCAAGCAGGCCGGCGGCGACATCGTGGAAGCGCAGGTGAGCGAGGAGGCGGCGCGCGTCATCATCGTGCTGGACATCGGGGACGCTCGCGGGGCGCGTCATGCGGTCGAGAATGCGGGACTCGACATCCAACTGCTGAAAGCCGTCAGGCTGGTGGGTCAGGACTTGCAGGCCATCAAGCAGCGCAAGGGAACCGCCAACTATCTCGTGGAGTGGAATCTTCCGGCCGGGCTCAGCATGGATGCGTATCTGAAACGCAAGGCTGAAAAGACGCCGCTCTATGCCGAGGTTCCCGAGGTGAGTTTTGAGCGGACGTATGTCTGCGAAGACATGAGCAAGTGCCTCTGTTTGTATGCCAGCCCCGACGAAGACGCCGTCGTGCGCGCCAGGAAGGCTGTGAGCGCTCCCATCGACGCCGTGAACAAAATCAAGAACGTCCGGTAGCAAAACAGCTCATGGCCGCCATATCCGATCGATTGCGGACATTTCTGGCGCAGCGCGCGGACGGCATGAACGACGGGACCGTCCCCGGTGAACAAGCCATTCACGCCATTGCGCAGGAAGAATGGCTGGGGTTGGGGGTTCCTGCGCGCCTGGGCGGATCCGGAGGGCCGCTGCTCGGCGCGATTGAATCGATTGCCGCGGTCTCGGAGTATTGCCTCACGAGCGGCTTCCTGCTGTGGTGCCATCGTATGCTCATCGAATATCTGGCACACAGCGAGAATCCATGGCTGCATGAGCAGGTATTGCCCCGGTTGCTGACGGCCGATCTCCATGGCGCAACCGGTCTGTCGAATGCGGTCAAACATTTGGCGGGAATCGAGCCGTTACGGGTGGAAGCGGAGCTTCGAGCGGAGAACGTGACGATCAACGGATCGCTGGCCTGGGTCTCCAATTTGGCGCCGGGCGGGTTCGCCGTGGCGGTCGCCGCGCGGACCGGCGGTGACCGATGGGCGGTCATCGCGGTGCCTTCGTCCGGCAAGGGAGTCGAGGCGGGAAAAGAATTGCCCCTGTTCGGACTGGGCTCCTCGCTGACTGCACCGATCCGGTTCGACCGGGTCTCGTTGCCCGCGACCTGGCTGATTCATGAGGACGGCGAGACGTTTTTGCGCCGCATACGGGCGCGATTCGTGCTGCTCCAGATCGGCCTGTCGCTGGGGCTCGCTCGGAGGTCGCTCAGCGAGGCCAGCTCGGCCGGGAGAGACCTCACGCAGGGCTTGGCAAAGCGTGCGGACACGATCGCGGCGACATTGCGCCGGTTCGAGGAGGCCGTTCGTGAATACGGATGCGCAGAGTCGCTCGACCCCGAGGAATTGCCCCATGTCTTCGAGTTGCGGATCGCCTTGGCGAACCTCGCGATCGAGGCGGTGTGGTTCGAGCTGCAGGCCAAAGGAGGACGGGCCTATCTCAAGGGCTGTGGGACGGGGCGCCGGTTGCGGGAGGCTGCCTTCCTGCCGATCGTCTCGCCCACATGCGTGCAGCTCGAGGAGGAGTTGAATCGTCATTATATGAGAGCGCCGGTATGAGCGGCCTCCCGCCTCCTCTAATAAGCGATCATCACATTTCACACGGCCGGAAGAGGGCTGATCCGATGTCTAACGCGCGTGAGCACGGCCATTCACAGCCGGTTCTGGCGGCGAAATCGCTGACCAAACACTACGAGACGAGCCGCGGCACGGTCGCGGCGTTCGAAAGGATCGACCTCACCGTCTCCAAAGGTGAATTGGTATGTTTGCTGGGAGCCAGCGGATGCGGAAAATCCTCTCTGCTCCTGACGTTGGCCGGCCTCTACCGGGCGACCTCGGGCGAGGTGCGGCTGTATGGGCGGCGCCTGGACGGGCCTGACCCAACAGTAAGTCTCATCTTTCAGGACCCCTGCCTGCTGCCCTGGCTCAATGCGCGGCACAACGCCGCCTTCGGTCTCCGGTTCAACCACAGCCGGCACGTGACGCGCCGGGAAACGATCGAGCGGACGGACGACGCGTTGCAACGCGTGGGATTGCATGGATGTGAGCTCAGATATCCGGCGCAGCTCTCCGGAGGCATGGCCCAGCGGGTGTCCTTGGCCAGAGCGCTGGTCCGCCGGTCTGAGCTGCTGCTGTTGGACGAGCCGTTCGGTGCGTTGGACGCGATCACCCGCCTGGAGATGCAGCAGCTCCTCCGCTCGTTGATTCACGAGCAGGCTTGCACCGCCGTCTTGATCACGCATGATATCGACGAAGCGCTCCTCCTGGCGAACCGCGTGTTGTTGATGGGCGGCTCGCCGGGCCGGATCTGCCATGAATGGGTCGTCGACATTCCTCATCCGCGCGAGGAACATCCGCGTCCCCTCGGAGAATTGCGTCTGGACGTGTTTCGAGAGCTGGCACATACACTGGCAGGCCAAAGGGCCGATGTCGTAACCCGCACGAATGGTGGTTCAACGGAGGACACATGAGTCATCTGACAAGACGAGATCTCCTCAAGATCAGCGCCGCGCTGGCCGCGGCTGCGGCCGGCACGCTCCGGAAGCCCGGCGGTCTGTGGGCCGCGGCGGAGAAGACCGACGATCCGCCCGTACGGATCGGGTATCTGCCGATCACCGACGCGACGCCTCTCCTGGTGGCCCACGCCAGAAAATTGTATGAGGCGGAGGGCCTGAGCGTGGAGAAGCCGCGGCTCTTCCGTTCCTGGGCGCAAATCGTGGAAGCGTTCGTATCCCGGCAGGTCAATGTGATTCACCTGCTTTCGCCCACGACCGTGTGGGTGCGTTACGGCACGAAATTTCCCGGAAAAATCGTGGCCTGGAACCATTTGAACGGCTCCGCGCTCGTGAGCAATCACGATATTCAGACTCCGGCGCATTTCGGAGGCAAAACGGTCGCCGTCCCGTTCTGGTATTCGATCCACAACATCATTTTGCAGCACGTGCTGCGGGAAAACGGACTGACGTCGGTCGTTCAGGCGCGCGCGGCCGGGCTCGGCAAGCAGGACGTCAAATTGGTGGTCATGGCGCCGCAGGACATGGTGCCGGCGCTCGCCAACCGCAGCATTGCCGGGTATATCGTCGCCGAGCCGTTCAACGCGCTGGCGGAGAATCTCAAGACCGGCAAAGTGCTCCGGTTCACCGGCGATGTCTGGAAAGAGCATGCCTGCTGCGTCGTGTTCATGCACGAGGCGGATCTGCAGCAGCGCAAGGAGTGGTCCCAGCGGGTGGTCAACGCCATCGTGAAAGCGCAACTGTGGATCAGGGGAAACCGCGACGCGACAGCGCGCCTCCTGGCGAAGGATGGCGAGGAGCATTACACACCGCATGCTCTTCCCGTGCTCGAACGGGTGCTTACGCCGGGAGATGATACCGGCTATATCGAGCAGGGCGCGATTCGCCATGTCGGCTGGAAGTCTCCCCGGATCGATTTCCAGCCCTATCCCTATCCGTCCTATACGGAGCAATTGATCCGCCTGCTCAAAGAGACCGCCGTCGAGGGAGACGCGGGATTTCTGCGCACACTCGAGCCGGCATTCGTCGCACGGGATCTCGTGGACGATACGTTCGTCAAGACGGCCATCCTGCAGGCCGGGGCGCTAAAGGCGTTCGGCTTGTCCGAGCAGTTCTCCAGACAGGAGGCGGTGGAACAGTGACCGAGGCGGTGAAACGGAGCGTTGAACGTTCAGCGCGTATCAGTCAGCTCCTGGCCGTGCAGTGACGTTACCGTCAGCCGGCCGCTTCACAGAACGAATCTTGCCGTTGGCAGGCCTCGGCAGCCTGCTCCTCTTCTGGTGGGTCGGCACGGCCTGGTTAGGGGAGCCGGGCCCGTTACGGCAAGCATTTTCTCCTGACCGCTGCCTGGCTGAGTTGGCCAAGCTGCTCTCATCGGGAGCGTTGCTTCCCCACATCCTGGCCAGCCTGAAGCGCGTACTCGTCAGCCTCCTGTTCGCAGTCCTGGTCGGGGTGCCGGTCGGTATCCTCGTCGGGGTCTCATCCCGTTGGGATCGCGCCACCTCCATGGTGTTCCAGTTCGTCCGAATGATTTCTCCTTTGTCATGGATGCCGGTGGCCATCATGCTGTTCGGCATCGGCGACGCGCCGGTCTATTTCCTCCTGACCGTGGCCGCCGTCTGGCCGATCCTCTTGAACACGTCTGCGGGGGTCGCTTCCGTCGAGGAACGGTGGATTCTGTTGGCGCGCAGCATGAGTGCAACCAGATGGGAGACGGTTCTCACCGTGGTGGCCCCCGCAATCCTTGCGCACGTGCTGACCGGGATCCGACTCGCCATCGGGATCATCTGGATCGTGCTGGTGCCGGCCGAGATGCTCGGGGTGAGCAGCGGATTAGGCTACTACATTCTCGATACCAGAGACCGTCTGGCTTACTCAGAACTCGTTGCGGTCATTCTTCTTGTGGGAGTCATCGGTTATGTGCTCGATCTGTCAGCCCGTCGTATCCACCAGGCCTGGATCCATCGGCCGGTGGACTAGCAGGATGTTGAAAAAGTCGCTCATGTCACCCACCCGCCCGGACGTGCCAAGACACGTCTTCACCAGGCTTTGTTCTCGCATCGCTCAGAGGCTCAACGTACCGAAAAGCGTATGCCTCGTCTCCTCGCTCGCTGCGGCCGTGCTGAACGGCCTTTTTGAACATCCTGCGGGATTTCAAATCCTCCCCATGACATTCAGGGGTCCTGGGTTGCCAGGCTATCAAAATGGTTTTTCAACAGCCTGCTAGAACGATTAGGCGCGAGGGATCCGGTTGAGTTGTTGAACAAGGCGCTTGTCACCCGTGCTCTTGTTGCCGCCTTCTCCCGGTGACACGGCGTCATGTGAAAAGCCAACGGATGGGATCCTCAGGTCCGTGTGGAGGGAGTGCTCTAGAGCCTGCGATCCCGAGTGTCATCGCAGAACGGTTTGTGCCGGCCCACCGGGCTCCTTTATCCTCGGTTAGAACCGGTACTCGATGCCGGTCTGAAACTTGACAGCATTGTCGGCAAACGGGGCGTACAGACGTCCCGGCAGAAAAATGCCGAAGTTCGCAAAGAGCCGGACGGCCGGATTGAAGAAATAATCCGTCAACACGTCGAATTCCTGACCGATATCCTTCGTCGGTCCCCCGACTCCCGTGCTGCTGTAGGAGAGGGCCGGGGTGAGGAAAGGGGTCGGTCCCAACGCTCCGGTGCCGGCGGGCTGCGCTTCCGTGGCGCGCAAATAGGTCCATGAAACTTTCGTTTGCAGTTTGTCGAGTGGTTTCACGATGAGATAGGGCTGAATAAACGTCGTGTTGGAGAACCCGCTTCCACGCCTGGTATCGAACGGCCGGCCGTTATAGCCGTGAATGTCGTCCGAAAAGAAGAAATTGTACCGGAACGCCGTTTCATCCAGGAACAGCGCGTCGAAGTTCTTGCTCCCGATGCCGAACGTCGTCCCGAGTGACAGGAGATTGTCGCGCACAAAAGGGAGCGCCTGCGAAGGGACATGGTATTTGAGGTCTAAATAACCCAGATAGTCGCTGTAGTCCTGCCTGGTTCCCGGAACGCCGCCCGCGGCGGCAGTGGTGGTGACGGGCGAAGTTCCCCACAGATAGACGCCTTCGAATGAATAATCGAGCAAGCCCAGTTTACCCGATCCGTTGAGATCGAAATATCTGTTCTGTTTGTTCACTCCCGCTGCCGTCGTGTCGAACAGAGCCCAGGCAAAAAACTGCAGGCGGTTGAGTGGGATCGGCGTATAGTTGAAGACCAGCCCGAATCCATCGAGATCTTCCTCCTTCCCGGTCACGTCGTTGACGCTCGTCTGGGTGGTCTGATTGAGCCCCGGGATGTTCGTGCCCTGCGGTGCGAACGTCGGGCCCGGTTGATTGGGAATCGACCGACCGGCCGAGCCCAGCACCCAGACGAGCGTGGTGTTGAAGGTATCGGTCCAGTTACGCCCGGCGGTGATCATGTCCCGCGGACTCTGGGCCACGATGCCGTTCCCCAGGCGTGCGTACTGGCGACCGGCACGGACCTTCAACCAGTCGTCGTACTCGATGTACAAGAGCTGCGGATTGACGATGAACTGCCGCTGTCCCGCCGCGCCGAGCGGCCCGGCATCGTTGCCGAGCAGGACACCGTCGTTGAACTGGTCTCCCGCGTAATCCAGCAACAACACCACCTGAAACGGCCCGTTCTTGATGGCGGTCGTCAGATACCCGCGCCAGTTGAAGAAGCGCATGCGTTGATCTTCTCGGCACGAGGTGTTGAACGAGCAAGAGGAATTATTCACGAAGGTTCGATTGCCCGGCGTGCTGCCGGGGGCGTTCCTGGTGTCGGAAAAATTATCGTAGAGATTGAACTGGAAGCGATTGTAGATCTGCAGCTCCAGCTCCCAGCCGACTTCCTTGGGTTTCTTCGGGGCGTCCAGGTACAGTTGCGGTTCGGGAAAACATTCCAGGAGCCCGACGCAGGCCACGGGATTGTAGGGGCGAAGCTGTTCCGGCTTTCTAATGTTCACATGGAACGAGGTCCAAGGATCCGGCGGCTTGACCGGTGGGGGAGCGGCCGACGCCTGAGCGGCGTTCGCCCGCTCCAGCCGCTCGATCCGTCGCTGCAGGTCATCGCGCTCCGCTTGCTGTTGCTGCAGCCGGTCCTTGAGATCCTGCAACTCATCGACGGACTGGCCGTAGCCGAGTCCCGGCGAGAGGAACCCATAAAACAAACCGAGCATGATCAGGAGTGCGCCTGACCTGTATGACGAGAACAGGGGGGAAGGCACTGCGTGTCCACAACGGTGGAGTGTCGATTCTCGATTGCGCATCATCCGCTTCACCTCCTTATGCAGTGCCCATAGCGAGGAACAGAGATTCGGCGCGCAGTGCAGTCGTTATGCCAATGGGTATTCAATGGGTTTTCAGCGGGAAGCACTGCGAGGGTTGCGGGCTCGGCAACAGTTTCTGCTGAGCGCTTGTTCAGGGCTCAACGGGGGAATCACGAAGAAGAGAGAGCAGAGAGGTGGACGGAAGATCGTGCGGGACGTCTTCAGAGACGAAGTCGATGGTCAGGTGATGGTGAAACCGGGACGACGCTCAATGGGAGAGCCGGTGCGACGACCGGTATGTTCCCCGTTGGGCCTGATCACTACGCAGGGAGAGGACCGGGCGGTGCCTCACCCTGCCACAGCAGCTCGTACCCGAGTTCCTTCGTCTTGGAGCACATGGCGGTCAAGGCTGAAAACTTGGTCCGGAAGAGGTCATCAGCGTGGGACCGCTCGTGATCGTCGAACGAACGCCAATACGTCACGACCGCATAATGTTCTTCTGTTGATCCGGTCGTGCTGAGCGAACCCTCCTCCGAAACGAAACCGGAAAACTTGAACACTTGCCCCGCGATAAATCCCCCGTTGTTTCCCCCGTACGTGTCTTTGACCACGCTGCAGAGTTCTCCGAAGGCAAGTTCCACGTCATCAAAGGTGACCCCAGGCCTGAGGCGGAGGGTGTTGAAGAGCATCTTGGCGCCGAACGGAATGGTAATCGGACCAAACATGGCCGCCTCCGGAATGGTATGTGGTTCGGTAGCCTTGTACGACAGAGGGCCGAGGTGCGTTTATATACTCCACTGACCGATTCGTTCCGAGAGGGATTTAGGCTGAATAGTAGCCGATGTACGCATTTGAGCCTGCATGACGTGACTGCCAGGCGGCACACTTTGAGTCAGCCACACGTTCCCGCCGATGACCGATCCCCGCCCGATCGTGATGCGTCCCAGGATCGTGGCTCCGGCGTAGATCACGACGTCGTCTTCCACTATTGGATGGCGGGGCTCCCCCTTGACCAGGACACCCTGCTCGTCTTCGGTGAATCGTTTGGCTCCAAGGGTGACAGCTTGATACAGACGGACGCGCTTTCCGATGACAGTCGTCTCGCCGATGACGACGCCCGTACCGTGGTCGATAAAAAACTGTGCATCAATTTGCGCGGCCGGGTGAATGTCGATTCCGGTCAACGAATGAGCGATATCGGAGACCAGGCGGGCCACCAGCGGCGCACCGAGCTCATGCAGGGCATGGGCGATGCGGTAATAGATGATGGCGGTCATGCCGGGATAACAGAGCAGAATCTCCGAGGCGCTGGTGGCAGCAGGATCTCCTTGATAGGCGGCTTGCAAATCTGTGAAGAGCAACCCTCGGATGGCTGGAAGCTGTATCGCGAATTCACCGATAATCCGGCTTGCTCCGCGGGCGAGGGAGAGATCATTCTGTTCATCGGCGTCGGATGCGAACAGCAACCCCCGGCGGACTTGATCCTGTAGGAGGGGCAGGGTCTGATTCAAGGTGTGCCCCACAAAATAATCGACGTTCGTCTCGTTCAAATCCGATCGGCCGTAGTGAGTCGGAAACAGCGCGGCGCACAGGCCCTCCACGATGTCTAGCAGCTCCTTCCTCGACGGCAGCTCGCGAATCCGACCCTGATGACGGATGTTGTGCATGCTCTCCCGCGACGTGCGCAGCTCCGTGACAATCTGGTCGAGGTTCCACGTCGTTCCTGCCGGTTCTTGTCGTTGCATCGTATCGTCTTCCATGATGATCAGCGACGCCGCAGCTCATGCAGAGCCCGGACCAACGTGTCGATTTCGTCGTGGGTATTGTAGAACGCCAGCGACGGACGAACGGTCCCTTCCAATCCGAACCGACGTACAGCCGGTTGGGCGCAGTGGTGTCCGGACCGCACCGCGATGCCGTGTCGATCCAAATGTCTGGCGACCTGCTCGTTCCGAACGCCGTCCAGGACGAAGGACAACACACTGGCTTTGGCTGCCGCGGTCCCGATGGGACGGAAGCCCCGAACGGAAGAGAGCGCCTGGGTCGCATACTCCAGCAACTCGTGTTCGTACGCGGCGATAGCGGGCATGCCTATGGCCGTGAGATAGTCGATGGCGGCACCGAGCCCGACCACACCGGCGATATCCGGAGTGCCGGCTTCGAATTTTTGCGGAATTTCGCTGTATGCCGTTTTTTCAAATGTCACGTCTTTGATCATGCTGCCGCCGCCCTGATAGGGCGGCATCTCTTCCAGCAAGGCGCTCTTGCCATAGAGTACGCCGATCCCGGTCGGCCCGAAAATCTTGTGCCCTGAGAA
This window harbors:
- a CDS encoding ABC transporter substrate-binding protein, whose product is MSHLTRRDLLKISAALAAAAAGTLRKPGGLWAAAEKTDDPPVRIGYLPITDATPLLVAHARKLYEAEGLSVEKPRLFRSWAQIVEAFVSRQVNVIHLLSPTTVWVRYGTKFPGKIVAWNHLNGSALVSNHDIQTPAHFGGKTVAVPFWYSIHNIILQHVLRENGLTSVVQARAAGLGKQDVKLVVMAPQDMVPALANRSIAGYIVAEPFNALAENLKTGKVLRFTGDVWKEHACCVVFMHEADLQQRKEWSQRVVNAIVKAQLWIRGNRDATARLLAKDGEEHYTPHALPVLERVLTPGDDTGYIEQGAIRHVGWKSPRIDFQPYPYPSYTEQLIRLLKETAVEGDAGFLRTLEPAFVARDLVDDTFVKTAILQAGALKAFGLSEQFSRQEAVEQ
- a CDS encoding sulfurtransferase TusA family protein — encoded protein: MAQADVTLDTLGLLCPMPIILTARKIKELAVGQVLEVVSDDEGIKRDMPAWCQTTGHELVGLEEQIVASKPAYKAFVRKVR
- a CDS encoding acyl-CoA dehydrogenase family protein, producing MAAISDRLRTFLAQRADGMNDGTVPGEQAIHAIAQEEWLGLGVPARLGGSGGPLLGAIESIAAVSEYCLTSGFLLWCHRMLIEYLAHSENPWLHEQVLPRLLTADLHGATGLSNAVKHLAGIEPLRVEAELRAENVTINGSLAWVSNLAPGGFAVAVAARTGGDRWAVIAVPSSGKGVEAGKELPLFGLGSSLTAPIRFDRVSLPATWLIHEDGETFLRRIRARFVLLQIGLSLGLARRSLSEASSAGRDLTQGLAKRADTIAATLRRFEEAVREYGCAESLDPEELPHVFELRIALANLAIEAVWFELQAKGGRAYLKGCGTGRRLREAAFLPIVSPTCVQLEEELNRHYMRAPV
- a CDS encoding ABC transporter permease — protein: MTLPSAGRFTERILPLAGLGSLLLFWWVGTAWLGEPGPLRQAFSPDRCLAELAKLLSSGALLPHILASLKRVLVSLLFAVLVGVPVGILVGVSSRWDRATSMVFQFVRMISPLSWMPVAIMLFGIGDAPVYFLLTVAAVWPILLNTSAGVASVEERWILLARSMSATRWETVLTVVAPAILAHVLTGIRLAIGIIWIVLVPAEMLGVSSGLGYYILDTRDRLAYSELVAVILLVGVIGYVLDLSARRIHQAWIHRPVD
- a CDS encoding alginate export family protein, whose protein sequence is MLGLFYGFLSPGLGYGQSVDELQDLKDRLQQQQAERDDLQRRIERLERANAAQASAAPPPVKPPDPWTSFHVNIRKPEQLRPYNPVACVGLLECFPEPQLYLDAPKKPKEVGWELELQIYNRFQFNLYDNFSDTRNAPGSTPGNRTFVNNSSCSFNTSCREDQRMRFFNWRGYLTTAIKNGPFQVVLLLDYAGDQFNDGVLLGNDAGPLGAAGQRQFIVNPQLLYIEYDDWLKVRAGRQYARLGNGIVAQSPRDMITAGRNWTDTFNTTLVWVLGSAGRSIPNQPGPTFAPQGTNIPGLNQTTQTSVNDVTGKEEDLDGFGLVFNYTPIPLNRLQFFAWALFDTTAAGVNKQNRYFDLNGSGKLGLLDYSFEGVYLWGTSPVTTTAAAGGVPGTRQDYSDYLGYLDLKYHVPSQALPFVRDNLLSLGTTFGIGSKNFDALFLDETAFRYNFFFSDDIHGYNGRPFDTRRGSGFSNTTFIQPYLIVKPLDKLQTKVSWTYLRATEAQPAGTGALGPTPFLTPALSYSSTGVGGPTKDIGQEFDVLTDYFFNPAVRLFANFGIFLPGRLYAPFADNAVKFQTGIEYRF
- a CDS encoding DsrE/DsrF/DrsH-like family protein translates to MTTEVAPSVSLAQLHESKPDRVTIVVLSGDLDRVMASFIIATGAAAMGMHVTMFFTFWGLNAIRRKGAASAARDWLRRTFGLLNKGGAGRLPLSRFHFGGLGTRMMHRVMKQNRMPGVPELLQTAQDLGVQFIACTTTMGLMGITKDTLIDGVDQLAGVSTYLAEAKQGRVNLFI
- the epsC gene encoding serine O-acetyltransferase EpsC, which encodes MEDDTMQRQEPAGTTWNLDQIVTELRTSRESMHNIRHQGRIRELPSRKELLDIVEGLCAALFPTHYGRSDLNETNVDYFVGHTLNQTLPLLQDQVRRGLLFASDADEQNDLSLARGASRIIGEFAIQLPAIRGLLFTDLQAAYQGDPAATSASEILLCYPGMTAIIYYRIAHALHELGAPLVARLVSDIAHSLTGIDIHPAAQIDAQFFIDHGTGVVIGETTVIGKRVRLYQAVTLGAKRFTEDEQGVLVKGEPRHPIVEDDVVIYAGATILGRITIGRGSVIGGNVWLTQSVPPGSHVMQAQMRTSATIQPKSLSERIGQWSI
- a CDS encoding DUF4242 domain-containing protein, with product MALFLIESKLIPGERRRITQMLDRLAAEAKQAGGDIVEAQVSEEAARVIIVLDIGDARGARHAVENAGLDIQLLKAVRLVGQDLQAIKQRKGTANYLVEWNLPAGLSMDAYLKRKAEKTPLYAEVPEVSFERTYVCEDMSKCLCLYASPDEDAVVRARKAVSAPIDAVNKIKNVR
- a CDS encoding ABC transporter ATP-binding protein, producing MSNAREHGHSQPVLAAKSLTKHYETSRGTVAAFERIDLTVSKGELVCLLGASGCGKSSLLLTLAGLYRATSGEVRLYGRRLDGPDPTVSLIFQDPCLLPWLNARHNAAFGLRFNHSRHVTRRETIERTDDALQRVGLHGCELRYPAQLSGGMAQRVSLARALVRRSELLLLDEPFGALDAITRLEMQQLLRSLIHEQACTAVLITHDIDEALLLANRVLLMGGSPGRICHEWVVDIPHPREEHPRPLGELRLDVFRELAHTLAGQRADVVTRTNGGSTEDT